A stretch of Pseudoclavibacter chungangensis DNA encodes these proteins:
- a CDS encoding Hsp70 family protein, translating to MGRAIGIDLGTTYCAVAVLDADGTPKILPNRDGEDITPSVVLFQDFGSGDEPLVGTLAKQAAPDAPLDVVQYVKRQMGDPTWRFVSSSGAHYTAEEVSAIILRRLRDDAELALGEPVSDAVITVPAYFDDARRTATRQAGAIAGLNVLRVLNEPTAAALSFGVDTAGQGNVLVYDLGGGTFDVTIMRITDGTFDVLATDGDRQLGGFDFDNRLMQFVADEIVGQGGPDLLDTPEDLANLREKIEHAKRALTTVPQTNVSITAGGRPYRVVVKRTDFELLTSDLLGRTRDLAQHVLDEAGIAWTDLDHVLLVGGSTRMPMIAQLVEGLTGRPVSRDSRPDESVALGAAVQAAIEQRDAPASSQPEIVAGIALPTVEDVTSQALGVLTVDPSDPSRKRNSVVIPRNAKIPARFSSEVRTVSDGQTRVSVTVTQGDDPDPQFAVEIGVRELPVPAYPAGAPLRLTYAYDVDQTVSVELEDLTAGRPLGTFEIERVANLDGEAVRAATERVAGLSLQ from the coding sequence ATGGGACGAGCGATCGGCATCGATCTCGGCACGACGTACTGCGCGGTCGCGGTGCTCGACGCGGACGGGACGCCGAAGATCCTTCCGAACCGCGACGGCGAGGACATCACGCCGTCGGTCGTGCTCTTCCAGGACTTCGGTTCAGGCGACGAGCCGCTCGTCGGGACGCTCGCGAAGCAGGCCGCACCGGATGCTCCGCTCGATGTCGTGCAATACGTGAAGCGGCAGATGGGCGATCCGACGTGGCGTTTCGTCTCGTCGAGCGGTGCGCACTACACGGCGGAGGAGGTCTCCGCGATCATCCTCCGACGGTTGCGCGACGACGCGGAGCTCGCCCTCGGTGAACCCGTCAGCGACGCGGTCATCACCGTGCCCGCCTACTTCGACGACGCGCGGCGCACGGCGACGCGTCAGGCCGGTGCGATCGCCGGGCTCAACGTCCTGCGTGTCCTGAACGAACCGACGGCGGCGGCGCTGTCGTTCGGGGTGGACACGGCGGGCCAGGGCAACGTCCTCGTCTACGACCTCGGGGGCGGCACGTTCGACGTCACGATCATGCGCATCACGGACGGCACCTTCGACGTCCTCGCGACGGACGGCGACCGACAACTCGGCGGCTTCGACTTCGACAACCGGCTCATGCAGTTCGTCGCCGACGAGATCGTCGGACAGGGCGGGCCAGATCTTCTCGACACACCCGAGGACCTCGCGAACCTGCGCGAGAAGATCGAGCACGCGAAGCGCGCGCTCACGACCGTCCCGCAGACGAACGTGTCGATCACGGCGGGTGGTCGCCCGTACCGGGTCGTCGTGAAGCGCACCGACTTCGAGCTGCTCACGAGCGATCTGCTCGGTCGCACGCGCGATCTGGCCCAGCACGTGCTCGACGAGGCCGGGATCGCGTGGACGGACCTCGACCACGTGCTCCTCGTGGGCGGTTCGACGCGGATGCCCATGATCGCCCAACTCGTCGAGGGGCTGACGGGGCGGCCCGTCTCGCGCGACTCGCGTCCCGACGAGTCCGTCGCGCTCGGGGCGGCGGTGCAGGCCGCGATCGAGCAGCGCGACGCCCCGGCGTCGTCGCAGCCCGAGATCGTCGCCGGGATCGCGCTCCCGACCGTCGAGGACGTCACCTCGCAGGCACTCGGCGTGCTCACGGTCGATCCGAGCGATCCGTCGCGCAAGCGCAACAGCGTCGTGATCCCACGCAACGCGAAGATCCCCGCGCGGTTCAGCAGCGAGGTCCGCACGGTCTCCGACGGTCAGACCCGCGTGAGCGTCACCGTGACCCAGGGCGACGACCCCGATCCGCAGTTCGCGGTCGAGATCGGTGTCCGCGAACTGCCCGTGCCCGCCTACCCGGCCGGTGCGCCGCTGCGTCTGACGTACGCGTACGACGTCGACCAGACCGTGTCCGTCGAGCTCGAGGACCTCACGGCCGGCCGGCCGCTCGGTACCTTCGAGATCGAGCGCGTCGCGAACCTCGACGGCGAGGCGGTACGTGCCGCGACCGAGCGCGTCGCGGGGCTCTCACTGCAATGA
- a CDS encoding tetratricopeptide repeat protein: MSDVDFYEILELAPDADDAAVTAAVAAQRRIWQARTGHPRLETRQLAEQRMADVSEAERVLLDPTARAAFDRARAEIGIAAAADEAPEPERRTSAANDRAAHGGAGPRTRYADPEDSRAGEDAGGEESTRAARPVRQVPAQRSSQDWTSIAADYYERGAYDHARTAAQQAVGVDQEDASAWQMLALASWQTGDRASAQFEFSEAERLDPHNEWTQACIGDFHSEVQAYAVAIVHYRRALAIDPTNAPVRSMIGVCLIEQGQIDAGCLELERAHRDAPGDAEITARYAGALTDLIRSRWSRTLDGTPVILSQAQLDYATTYLAQIDALHVQDEVALAHAAQVRGMVQHASTVKIHSWKGIGWIIFLELALLFVVLPLLGLAGDAAIWWRILVVVVFVLGVPALWVWSRIKPGWKWYRAQQPAAVRATGLQDPTRSELRRADEPAVTAGG, translated from the coding sequence ATGAGCGACGTCGACTTCTACGAGATCCTCGAACTCGCACCCGACGCGGACGATGCGGCGGTGACGGCGGCCGTCGCCGCACAGCGTCGCATCTGGCAGGCGCGGACGGGGCATCCGCGACTCGAGACGCGGCAGCTCGCGGAGCAGCGCATGGCAGACGTGTCGGAGGCGGAGCGGGTGCTGCTCGACCCCACGGCGCGCGCCGCGTTCGACCGGGCGCGCGCCGAGATCGGCATCGCGGCGGCAGCGGACGAGGCACCCGAGCCCGAGCGGCGGACGAGCGCGGCGAACGATCGCGCGGCGCACGGCGGAGCGGGGCCACGGACGCGCTACGCGGATCCCGAGGATTCGCGGGCCGGGGAAGACGCCGGCGGCGAGGAGTCCACCCGCGCCGCACGTCCCGTGCGGCAGGTGCCCGCACAGCGCAGCTCGCAGGACTGGACGTCGATCGCCGCCGACTACTACGAGCGTGGCGCGTACGACCACGCCCGGACGGCCGCCCAGCAGGCCGTCGGCGTCGACCAGGAGGACGCGAGCGCCTGGCAGATGCTCGCGCTCGCCTCGTGGCAGACAGGCGATCGCGCGTCGGCGCAGTTCGAGTTCTCCGAGGCGGAGCGACTCGACCCGCACAACGAGTGGACACAGGCGTGCATCGGTGACTTCCACTCCGAGGTCCAGGCCTACGCGGTCGCGATCGTGCACTACCGCCGCGCGCTCGCGATCGACCCGACGAACGCGCCCGTGCGTTCGATGATCGGCGTGTGCCTCATCGAGCAGGGACAGATCGACGCGGGATGCCTCGAACTCGAGCGGGCCCACCGCGACGCCCCCGGCGACGCCGAGATCACCGCACGGTACGCGGGCGCCCTCACGGACCTCATCCGGTCCCGCTGGTCGCGCACCCTCGACGGTACGCCCGTGATCCTCTCGCAGGCGCAGCTCGACTACGCGACGACCTACCTCGCGCAGATCGACGCGCTCCACGTGCAGGACGAGGTGGCGCTCGCCCACGCCGCGCAGGTGCGCGGCATGGTGCAGCACGCATCGACCGTGAAGATCCACTCGTGGAAGGGCATCGGCTGGATCATCTTCCTCGAGCTCGCCCTGCTGTTCGTCGTCCTGCCCCTCCTGGGGCTCGCGGGCGACGCGGCGATCTGGTGGCGCATCCTCGTCGTCGTCGTGTTCGTCCTCGGCGTGCCGGCGCTGTGGGTCTGGTCGCGCATCAAGCCGGGCTGGAAGTGGTACCGCGCGCAGCAGCCCGCGGCCGTGCGGGCGACGGGCCTGCAGGATCCGACGCGCAGCGAACTCCGGCGAGCCGACGAGCCCGCCGTCACCGCCGGGGGGTGA